In Phreatobacter stygius, a genomic segment contains:
- a CDS encoding S-methyl-5'-thioadenosine phosphorylase — protein sequence MTKAVLGIIGGSGIYDLPGLEAVEEIKVASPWGEPSDLVRRGRLGATDIVFLPRHGRGHVLGPSDINYRANIDVLKRMGVTDLVSLSAVGSFKGDLPPGTFVLADQFIDRTFKREPSFFGAGCVAHVAFSHPVAPLLQKRVAAAAAAAGIGHAVGGTSVCMEGPAFSTLAESLFHKAQGWDLIGMTSMPEAKLAREAEIAYCFVGMVTDFDAWHEEAGPVDVALVMHHLNANADKGRRLVARLARDFPAEHEPCPVGSDRALEFAIVTAKEQRDPALLAKLDAVAGRVL from the coding sequence ATGACCAAGGCGGTGCTCGGCATCATCGGCGGCTCCGGGATCTATGATCTGCCGGGGCTGGAGGCGGTCGAGGAGATCAAGGTCGCCTCGCCCTGGGGCGAGCCCTCCGATCTGGTCCGCCGTGGCCGGCTCGGCGCGACCGACATCGTCTTCCTGCCGCGCCATGGCCGCGGTCATGTCCTCGGTCCGTCCGACATCAACTACCGCGCCAATATCGACGTGCTGAAGCGGATGGGGGTGACCGACCTGGTGTCGCTCTCCGCGGTCGGCTCGTTCAAGGGCGACCTGCCGCCCGGCACTTTCGTGTTGGCCGACCAGTTCATCGATCGGACCTTCAAGCGCGAGCCGAGCTTCTTTGGCGCCGGCTGCGTCGCCCATGTAGCCTTTTCCCATCCGGTCGCGCCGCTCCTGCAGAAGCGCGTGGCGGCGGCCGCCGCCGCCGCGGGCATCGGCCATGCGGTTGGCGGCACGTCGGTCTGCATGGAAGGCCCGGCCTTCTCGACGCTGGCCGAAAGCCTGTTCCACAAGGCGCAGGGCTGGGACCTGATCGGCATGACCTCCATGCCGGAGGCCAAGCTCGCCCGCGAAGCCGAGATCGCCTATTGCTTTGTCGGCATGGTCACCGATTTCGATGCCTGGCATGAAGAAGCTGGTCCGGTCGACGTGGCGCTGGTCATGCACCACCTCAACGCCAATGCCGACAAGGGCCGCCGCCTGGTCGCGCGGCTGGCGCGCGACTTTCCGGCGGAGCATGAACCGTGCCCCGTCGGGTCCGACCGGGCGCTCGAATTCGCCATCGTCACCGCCAAGGAGCAGCGCGATCCGGCCTTGCTCGCCAAGCTCGACGCGGTGGCGGGGCGGGTGCTGTAG
- a CDS encoding outer membrane protein, which yields MKRSVLAAVLAVSATGVQAADLGAQRIAVPSAILATGHDWTGFYAGLHAGYGWGNTRFDPLANVPDTRSQGALIGGQFGWNYQVGQFVLGLEGTLAWASLSGSVSDPSGSGSVLHSKVNWIATLGPRLGFAFDRALIYAKGGLAIAGLETRIVNPLAGSASGSHAQGGWFVGGGVEYALTPNWSVKAEYNYINLGTGVALLDAGGGFAQGFRTNRNIHTITLGFNYLFPVSRQAAIRSASLDAAGGFNWTGFYLGAHAGYGWGSTTFDAALGPLGPNHSHDGVLLGGQFGWNYQINRVVLGLEATATWAGLSGSTTALGNTFRTRVNWLATMGPRVGFTVFDRALIYGKGGVAFAGFETGAEIAGSGDRLSSARIGWFVGGGAEYAFAPNWSAKVEYNYHNFSSGSWLASAGPFVVGLRTKEDVHSVTVGVNYLFTTGPGAVVARY from the coding sequence GTGAAACGATCCGTTCTGGCCGCGGTTCTTGCCGTCTCCGCCACCGGCGTCCAGGCCGCCGATCTCGGAGCGCAGAGGATCGCCGTCCCCTCGGCCATTCTCGCCACCGGCCACGACTGGACCGGCTTCTATGCCGGCCTGCACGCCGGTTATGGCTGGGGCAACACCCGTTTCGACCCGCTCGCCAACGTTCCCGACACGCGCTCGCAGGGCGCCCTGATCGGCGGCCAGTTCGGCTGGAACTATCAGGTCGGCCAGTTCGTTCTCGGCCTGGAAGGCACGCTGGCCTGGGCTTCGCTGTCGGGTTCGGTCTCGGATCCCTCCGGCTCGGGCTCCGTCCTGCACTCCAAGGTGAACTGGATCGCCACGCTTGGCCCAAGGCTTGGCTTCGCCTTCGACCGCGCCTTGATCTATGCCAAGGGCGGCTTGGCGATCGCCGGTCTCGAGACCCGCATCGTCAATCCGCTCGCCGGCTCGGCCTCAGGGTCGCATGCGCAGGGCGGCTGGTTTGTCGGCGGCGGTGTCGAATATGCGCTGACGCCGAACTGGAGCGTCAAGGCTGAATATAACTATATCAATCTCGGCACCGGCGTCGCCCTGCTCGACGCGGGCGGCGGGTTTGCACAGGGGTTCCGTACCAACCGGAACATTCACACCATCACGCTTGGCTTCAACTACCTGTTTCCGGTGAGCCGCCAGGCCGCCATCAGGTCGGCGTCCCTGGACGCCGCGGGCGGCTTCAACTGGACCGGCTTCTATCTGGGCGCCCATGCCGGTTATGGCTGGGGTTCGACGACATTCGATGCCGCCTTGGGTCCGCTGGGGCCGAATCATAGCCATGACGGCGTCCTGCTCGGCGGCCAGTTCGGTTGGAACTATCAGATCAATCGGGTCGTGCTGGGCCTGGAAGCGACCGCCACCTGGGCTGGCCTGTCGGGCTCGACGACGGCGCTCGGCAACACGTTCCGGACGCGGGTGAACTGGCTGGCAACCATGGGCCCGAGGGTCGGCTTCACCGTGTTCGATCGCGCCTTGATCTACGGCAAGGGCGGCGTCGCCTTCGCCGGGTTCGAGACCGGCGCGGAAATCGCGGGCAGCGGCGATCGGCTGTCCAGCGCCCGCATCGGCTGGTTCGTCGGCGGCGGCGCGGAATATGCCTTTGCCCCCAATTGGTCGGCCAAGGTCGAGTATAACTACCACAACTTCTCATCCGGCAGCTGGCTGGCCAGCGCGGGGCCCTTCGTGGTCGGCTTGCGCACGAAGGAAGATGTCCACTCGGTCACGGTCGGCGTGAACTACCTGTTCACCACCGGTCCGGGTGCGGTCGTCGCGCGTTACTGA
- a CDS encoding outer membrane protein: MKKLIIAAAAMAGLASGAQAADLGVQRVAVPAAILAPAFNWTGFYVGLNAGIGIANTNLGTLTGGALSGSGTGFVGGAQIGYNYQINNFVLGVEGDFGYFGVRRNFNSALGFGIISAYWKTSWDASIRARAGIAIDRLLLYVTGGVAFADFGAGVTLGGAAVVVNSASQTRVGWTVGGGAEYAFTPNWTVRGEYLYSNYGNKDIFVGGANVRLETHKFRLGVNYLFSTGPGAIVARY, translated from the coding sequence ATGAAGAAGCTCATCATCGCAGCCGCTGCCATGGCGGGTCTTGCCTCGGGCGCGCAGGCGGCCGATCTCGGCGTGCAGCGCGTCGCCGTTCCCGCGGCGATCCTCGCGCCCGCGTTCAACTGGACCGGCTTCTATGTCGGCCTCAATGCCGGTATCGGCATCGCCAACACCAATTTGGGCACCCTGACGGGCGGTGCCCTGTCCGGCAGCGGCACCGGCTTCGTCGGCGGCGCCCAGATCGGCTACAACTACCAGATCAACAATTTCGTCCTCGGCGTCGAAGGCGACTTCGGCTATTTCGGGGTTCGCCGCAACTTCAACTCGGCCCTGGGCTTCGGTATCATCTCGGCCTATTGGAAGACCAGCTGGGACGCCTCGATCCGGGCGCGCGCCGGCATCGCCATCGACCGGCTGCTGCTCTATGTCACCGGCGGCGTGGCCTTCGCCGACTTCGGGGCCGGCGTGACCCTCGGCGGCGCCGCCGTGGTCGTGAACTCCGCCAGCCAGACGCGTGTCGGCTGGACCGTCGGTGGCGGCGCCGAATATGCCTTCACGCCGAATTGGACGGTGCGCGGCGAATATCTCTATTCGAACTACGGCAACAAGGACATCTTCGTCGGCGGCGCGAACGTTCGCCTCGAGACCCACAAGTTCCGCCTCGGCGTGAACTATCTGTTCTCGACCGGTCCGGGCGCGATCGTCGCGCGCTACTGA
- a CDS encoding tRNA (cytidine(34)-2'-O)-methyltransferase gives MIRIALYQPDIAQNTGTIMRLAACLGLGIDIVEPSGFPVSDRAFRRAGMDYLDHVDWRRHNDFQAFEAARRADGHRLVLMTTRAAVPYAQFVYQAGDILMAGRESAGVPDEVHDAADARIVIPMAPGLRSLNVAVAVAMVAGEALRQTGTFPGTS, from the coding sequence ATGATCCGCATCGCGCTCTATCAGCCTGACATCGCCCAGAACACCGGCACCATCATGCGGCTCGCCGCCTGTCTCGGCCTCGGCATCGACATTGTCGAACCCTCCGGTTTTCCGGTCTCCGACCGGGCCTTCCGCCGCGCCGGCATGGACTATCTCGACCATGTCGACTGGCGCCGCCACAACGACTTCCAGGCCTTCGAAGCGGCCCGGCGGGCAGACGGGCATCGCCTGGTCCTGATGACCACCAGGGCCGCGGTCCCCTATGCCCAATTTGTCTATCAGGCCGGTGACATCCTGATGGCCGGACGCGAATCGGCCGGGGTTCCGGACGAGGTGCACGACGCCGCCGACGCTCGCATCGTCATTCCGATGGCGCCGGGCCTGCGCTCGCTCAATGTCGCGGTCGCCGTGGCCATGGTCGCCGGCGAAGCGCTCAGGCAGACCGGGACTTTCCCCGGGACCTCCTGA
- a CDS encoding cytochrome b, translated as MQGHSQYVPTSGFGKWIDARLPLPRLVYDSFIAYPVPKNLNYFWTFGGILSIMLVCQIVTGIVLAMHYTAHVDMAFNSVEHIMRDVNYGWLLRYLHATGASMFFIAVYVHMLRGLYYGSYKDPREVLWILGVIIYLLMMATAFMGYVLPWGQMSMWGAVVITNLFSAIPLVGPTVVEYLWGGYSVDNPTLNRFFSLHYLLPFMIAGVVVLHVWALHVTGQNNPTGVEVKDVKKDTVPFTPYATIKDAFGMAVFFIMFMYFTFFQPNYLGHAVNYVPADPLVTPAHIVPEWYFLPFYAILRAITFDINLVVLTIPSKLGGVLAMFAAIAVLAFLPWLDTSKVKSTAYRPLHKQFFWAFVIVCVMLGWLGSKPPEGIFPMLSLIFTGLYFAYFLVALPLLGLFETPKPLPASIADSVLGKAKGGAPVVVGANAAPEVKG; from the coding sequence ATGCAGGGTCATTCGCAATACGTTCCCACATCGGGCTTCGGGAAATGGATCGACGCGCGCCTTCCGCTGCCGCGGCTCGTCTATGACTCGTTCATCGCCTATCCGGTGCCGAAGAACCTGAACTATTTCTGGACCTTCGGCGGCATCCTTTCGATCATGCTGGTGTGCCAGATCGTCACCGGCATCGTGCTGGCGATGCATTACACCGCCCATGTCGACATGGCGTTCAACTCGGTTGAACACATCATGCGCGACGTCAATTACGGCTGGCTGCTGCGCTACCTGCATGCCACCGGCGCCTCGATGTTCTTCATCGCGGTCTATGTCCACATGCTGCGCGGCCTCTATTACGGCTCGTACAAGGACCCGCGCGAGGTGCTGTGGATCCTCGGCGTGATCATCTACCTGTTGATGATGGCGACCGCCTTCATGGGCTATGTGCTGCCCTGGGGCCAGATGTCGATGTGGGGCGCGGTGGTCATCACCAACCTGTTCTCGGCCATTCCGCTGGTCGGCCCGACGGTGGTGGAATATTTGTGGGGTGGCTATTCGGTCGACAACCCGACGCTGAACCGCTTCTTCTCGCTGCACTATCTCCTGCCCTTCATGATCGCCGGCGTCGTCGTGCTGCACGTCTGGGCGCTGCATGTCACCGGCCAGAACAATCCGACCGGCGTCGAGGTGAAGGACGTCAAGAAGGACACCGTGCCGTTCACGCCCTATGCGACCATCAAGGACGCCTTCGGCATGGCCGTGTTCTTCATCATGTTCATGTATTTCACCTTCTTCCAGCCGAACTATCTCGGCCACGCGGTCAACTATGTGCCCGCCGACCCGCTGGTGACGCCGGCCCATATCGTGCCTGAATGGTACTTCCTGCCGTTCTACGCGATCCTGCGCGCCATCACCTTCGACATCAACCTGGTGGTGCTCACCATCCCGTCCAAGCTCGGCGGCGTGCTGGCCATGTTCGCGGCGATCGCGGTGCTGGCCTTCCTGCCCTGGCTCGACACCTCGAAGGTGAAGTCGACCGCCTATCGGCCGCTGCACAAGCAGTTCTTCTGGGCCTTCGTCATCGTCTGCGTCATGCTCGGCTGGCTCGGCTCGAAGCCGCCCGAGGGCATTTTCCCGATGCTGTCATTGATCTTCACCGGGCTCTATTTCGCCTATTTCCTGGTGGCGCTGCCGCTTCTCGGCCTGTTCGAGACGCCGAAGCCGCTGCCGGCCTCGATCGCCGATTCCGTGCTCGGCAAGGCCAAGGGCGGCGCCCCGGTGGTGGTCGGCGCCAATGCCGCGCCCGAGGTCAAGGGCTGA
- a CDS encoding cytochrome c1, which yields MKFTSLRLAAAAGLIGLGLGLAAPVLAAEQENPPRAVWSFSGPFGMFDRAQLQRGFQVYKDVCAACHGLNQMSFRNLSQPGGPEFPADQVAQIAADWIHKVREIGDDGQPAERAPRPADRIPGPFANVKAAEAAHNGKAPPDLSLMAKARSYERGFPWFLVDIFTMYQEHGTDYLKAFLTGYEANHEVMAGLHYNKYFPGNAVAMPNILQDGLVTYSDGSPATARQYAADVTAFLMWTAEPHLEQRKRIGFQVLLFLLVMSILLYFTKKRVWSSLEGHA from the coding sequence ATGAAATTCACCTCTCTGCGTCTTGCCGCGGCCGCCGGCCTGATCGGCCTTGGCCTCGGCCTGGCCGCGCCGGTACTCGCGGCCGAGCAGGAAAATCCGCCGCGCGCCGTCTGGTCGTTTTCCGGGCCGTTCGGCATGTTCGACCGCGCCCAGCTGCAGCGCGGCTTCCAGGTCTACAAGGACGTCTGCGCCGCCTGCCACGGGCTCAACCAGATGTCGTTCCGCAACCTGTCGCAGCCCGGTGGCCCGGAATTCCCGGCCGACCAGGTGGCGCAGATCGCCGCCGACTGGATCCACAAGGTGCGCGAGATCGGCGATGACGGCCAGCCGGCCGAGCGCGCGCCGCGCCCCGCCGACCGCATTCCCGGCCCCTTCGCCAACGTCAAGGCCGCGGAAGCCGCGCATAACGGCAAGGCGCCGCCGGACCTGTCCTTGATGGCGAAGGCGCGTTCCTACGAGCGCGGCTTCCCCTGGTTCCTGGTCGACATCTTCACGATGTATCAGGAGCACGGGACCGACTATCTGAAGGCCTTCCTGACCGGCTATGAAGCCAACCACGAGGTGATGGCCGGGCTGCACTACAACAAATATTTCCCGGGCAATGCCGTCGCCATGCCGAACATCCTGCAGGATGGCCTGGTGACCTATTCGGACGGCTCGCCGGCGACCGCCCGGCAATATGCCGCCGACGTCACGGCCTTCCTGATGTGGACGGCGGAACCGCATCTGGAGCAGCGCAAGCGCATCGGCTTCCAGGTCCTGCTGTTCCTGCTGGTCATGTCGATCCTGCTCTATTTCACCAAGAAGCGGGTCTGGTCCTCGCTCGAAGGCCACGCCTGA
- a CDS encoding alpha/beta hydrolase, with translation MPLNAQIQAIIDAAGAARPADVAPIDFTTISGADFRATFVPPAPSAAPVVLPRVEDLMIAGSRGPMAVRLYYPWGDGPFPITLYFHGSAFVVGSPDLTDGITRTLARDAGTLVVSVDYSLAPEAPFPAAVDDAHAALAWVHDQAGEIGGIATRIAVAGDSAGGTIAAVLAQESRHGGPPVRHQLLFYPVLDCAFDTPSYQANAEDPFLSRNMMRWAWRQYLPDPGLAAQVRASPLRQTDLAGVPPATIFTAEYDVLRDEGEAYAAALEKAGVAVTLKRWPGQVHAFLLMQGAVDDADIALGEAAAALRRALA, from the coding sequence ATGCCCCTCAACGCCCAAATCCAGGCGATCATCGATGCCGCCGGCGCGGCGCGCCCGGCCGATGTCGCGCCGATTGATTTTACCACCATCTCCGGCGCCGATTTCCGCGCCACCTTCGTGCCGCCGGCGCCGTCGGCCGCGCCGGTCGTCCTGCCCAGGGTCGAGGACCTGATGATCGCGGGCAGCCGTGGGCCGATGGCGGTCAGGCTCTATTACCCCTGGGGTGACGGCCCCTTCCCGATCACCCTCTATTTCCATGGCAGCGCCTTCGTCGTCGGCAGCCCCGACCTGACCGACGGCATCACCCGGACACTCGCCCGCGACGCCGGCACGCTGGTCGTCTCGGTCGACTACAGCCTTGCCCCGGAAGCGCCGTTTCCGGCGGCGGTCGACGATGCCCATGCCGCACTCGCCTGGGTCCATGACCAGGCCGGCGAGATCGGCGGCATCGCGACCAGGATCGCTGTGGCCGGCGACAGTGCCGGCGGTACTATCGCCGCGGTGCTCGCCCAGGAATCCCGCCACGGCGGCCCGCCCGTCCGGCACCAGCTCTTGTTCTATCCGGTGCTCGACTGCGCCTTCGACACGCCGTCCTACCAGGCCAATGCCGAAGACCCTTTCCTCAGCCGCAACATGATGCGTTGGGCCTGGCGGCAATACTTGCCGGACCCCGGCCTGGCGGCGCAGGTGCGCGCTTCACCGTTGCGCCAGACCGACCTGGCGGGCGTGCCGCCGGCAACCATCTTCACCGCCGAATATGACGTGCTGCGCGACGAGGGCGAGGCCTATGCGGCCGCCCTCGAAAAGGCCGGTGTGGCGGTGACGCTGAAGCGCTGGCCAGGCCAGGTTCACGCCTTCCTGCTGATGCAGGGTGCGGTCGACGACGCCGACATCGCGCTTGGCGAGGCCGCCGCCGCACTGCGCCGGGCCTTGGCTTGA
- the petA gene encoding ubiquinol-cytochrome c reductase iron-sulfur subunit: MIVASVDHAAEGNRRDFLFLATGAAAAVGGAATVWPFISQLAPDASTVSAGAPIELDLSSIASGAQIKILWRGKPYFVRNRTDAEIKAARDVDVATLRDPETDQRRVKQGHEKWLITAANCTHLGCVPLGNQGDFGGWLCPCHGSHFDTSGRIRKGPAPTNLPVPQYNFVSDTRIRITGAAPTA; the protein is encoded by the coding sequence ATGATAGTGGCCAGTGTTGATCACGCCGCAGAGGGCAACCGCCGCGACTTCCTGTTTCTTGCGACCGGTGCCGCGGCCGCGGTGGGTGGTGCTGCAACCGTGTGGCCGTTCATCAGCCAGCTTGCGCCCGATGCCAGCACGGTCTCCGCCGGCGCGCCGATCGAGCTCGACCTGTCGTCGATCGCCTCGGGCGCCCAGATCAAGATCTTGTGGCGCGGCAAACCCTATTTCGTCCGCAACCGCACCGATGCCGAAATCAAGGCCGCCCGCGACGTCGACGTCGCGACGCTGCGTGATCCCGAGACCGATCAGCGCCGGGTCAAGCAAGGCCACGAGAAGTGGCTGATCACCGCCGCCAATTGCACCCATCTCGGCTGCGTGCCGCTCGGCAACCAGGGCGACTTCGGCGGCTGGCTGTGCCCCTGCCATGGCTCGCATTTCGATACTTCAGGCCGCATCCGCAAAGGCCCAGCGCCGACCAACCTGCCGGTGCCGCAGTATAATTTCGTGTCGGATACCCGCATCCGCATCACCGGCGCCGCACCGACCGCCTGA
- the ltrA gene encoding group II intron reverse transcriptase/maturase, which yields MRQMPGTPGKRERRTGEARSGSCLDEAAPPPRTRNDTGPGLLEAVLARENLLRALKQVRANKGAAGVDGLDIDQTASMLRTDWSVIRDSLLKGTYQPQPVRRVMIPKPGGGERELGIPTVLDRLIQQALLQVLQPILDPTFSEHSYGFRPGRRAHDAVLAAQSFVQSGRRVVVDVDLEKFFDRVDHDILIDRLRRKVPDPGVIRLVRAFLNADIVDGDAVIKRTRGTPQGGPLSPLLANVLLDEVDKELERRGHAFCRYADDSNVYVRSRRAGERVMALLRRLYGRLHLTVNETKSAVASVFGRRFLGYAFWVAPGRVVKRRVADKAIKAFKTRIRELTPRVTGRSLTAVTARLCSFVLGWKAYFRLAQTPKVWRELDEWMRHRLRAIQLKHWKRGRTILRELIAMGAKPNVAQKVAGNSRCWWRNSGMLLNSVLTIKWADQLGMPRLA from the coding sequence ATGCGTCAGATGCCGGGTACGCCCGGGAAGCGGGAGAGGCGAACGGGTGAAGCCCGCTCGGGCTCCTGTCTCGACGAAGCCGCGCCCCCGCCCCGGACCAGGAACGACACGGGGCCGGGACTGCTCGAAGCGGTTCTGGCGCGAGAGAACCTTCTGCGGGCCTTGAAGCAGGTGCGCGCCAACAAGGGTGCGGCAGGCGTGGATGGTCTGGATATCGACCAGACGGCCAGCATGCTGCGAACCGACTGGTCCGTGATCCGCGACAGTCTGCTGAAGGGGACGTACCAGCCGCAGCCGGTGCGTCGCGTGATGATCCCGAAGCCGGGGGGAGGCGAGCGCGAGCTCGGCATCCCGACGGTGCTGGATCGCCTGATCCAACAGGCGCTCCTGCAAGTCCTGCAGCCGATCCTTGATCCGACCTTCAGCGAGCACAGCTACGGCTTCCGCCCGGGCAGACGCGCACACGATGCCGTTTTGGCGGCGCAATCGTTCGTGCAGTCCGGGCGGCGGGTTGTGGTGGATGTCGACCTGGAGAAATTCTTCGACCGGGTGGACCACGACATCCTGATCGATCGTCTGCGCCGGAAGGTCCCGGATCCCGGCGTTATCCGTCTGGTCCGTGCCTTCCTGAACGCTGACATTGTTGATGGGGATGCGGTCATCAAGCGGACCAGGGGCACGCCGCAAGGTGGCCCGCTGTCACCGCTGCTGGCCAACGTGCTGCTCGACGAGGTGGACAAGGAGCTTGAACGACGCGGCCATGCCTTCTGCCGCTATGCCGACGACAGCAACGTCTATGTGCGGTCCAGGCGGGCGGGCGAGCGGGTCATGGCTCTGCTGCGACGACTCTACGGCCGGCTTCATCTGACGGTGAACGAGACCAAGAGTGCCGTGGCTTCCGTCTTCGGCCGCCGCTTTCTCGGCTACGCCTTCTGGGTGGCGCCGGGTCGGGTGGTCAAACGGCGGGTCGCCGACAAGGCGATCAAGGCGTTCAAGACCCGGATCCGTGAACTGACACCCCGGGTGACCGGGCGATCGTTAACAGCGGTGACGGCGCGGTTGTGCTCCTTCGTGCTGGGGTGGAAAGCCTACTTCCGACTGGCGCAAACACCCAAGGTCTGGCGCGAGCTGGACGAGTGGATGCGTCATCGCTTGCGGGCCATCCAGCTCAAGCACTGGAAGCGGGGCAGGACAATCCTTCGGGAGCTGATAGCGATGGGAGCCAAACCCAACGTCGCTCAGAAGGTAGCGGGAAACTCCCGCTGCTGGTGGCGCAACAGCGGGATGCTCCTCAACTCAGTCCTCACGATCAAATGGGCCGACCAACTGGGAATGCCCAGGCTCGCCTGA
- a CDS encoding outer membrane protein, with amino-acid sequence MKRSILAAVLAVSATGVQAADLGGQRIAVPSAILATGHDWTGFYAGLHAGYGWGNTSFDPLMGIPNTRTSGALIGGQFGWNYQVGQFVLGLEGTLAWASLSGSVSDALGFGATIHSKTNWIATLGPRLGFAFDRALIYAKGGFAIAGFQSRIDNGGGLAASGSHAQAGWFVGGGVEYALTPNWSAKVEYNYINLGSGFAQFDIAPGSQGLRSSRDIHTITLGFNYLFPVSRQAAARAASLDAAGGFNWTGFYLGAHAGYGWGSTTFDAALGGLAPNHGHNGVLLGGQFGWNYQINRAVLGLEATAAWAGLSGSATSVVGTFRTRVNWLATMGPRVGFTVLDRALIYAKGGVAFAGFNTDGELLGPTSGSTSNARIGWFVGGGAEYAFAPNWSAKVEYSYHNFSAGNWLVSSGPIAFGLRAKEDVHSVTVGVNYLFTTGPGAVVARY; translated from the coding sequence TTGAAGCGATCCATTCTGGCCGCGGTTCTTGCCGTTTCAGCCACCGGCGTCCAGGCCGCCGATCTCGGTGGGCAGAGGATCGCCGTTCCCTCGGCCATTCTCGCCACCGGCCACGACTGGACCGGCTTCTATGCCGGCCTGCACGCCGGCTACGGCTGGGGCAATACCAGTTTCGATCCGCTTATGGGCATTCCCAACACGCGGACGTCGGGCGCCCTGATCGGCGGCCAGTTCGGCTGGAACTACCAGGTCGGCCAGTTCGTGCTCGGCCTCGAGGGAACGCTGGCCTGGGCCTCCCTGTCGGGGTCGGTCTCGGATGCCCTGGGTTTCGGCGCCACCATTCACTCCAAGACGAACTGGATCGCTACCCTTGGTCCAAGGCTTGGTTTCGCTTTCGACCGCGCCTTGATCTACGCCAAGGGAGGCTTCGCGATCGCCGGTTTCCAGTCGCGCATCGACAACGGCGGCGGCCTGGCGGCCTCCGGGTCGCATGCGCAGGCCGGCTGGTTCGTCGGTGGTGGCGTCGAATATGCGTTGACGCCGAACTGGAGCGCCAAGGTCGAATATAACTACATCAACCTCGGCAGCGGCTTCGCGCAGTTCGACATTGCTCCGGGTTCGCAGGGCCTGCGGTCCAGCCGCGACATTCACACCATCACGCTCGGCTTCAACTACCTGTTTCCGGTGAGCCGCCAGGCCGCCGCCAGGGCGGCGTCCCTGGATGCGGCCGGCGGCTTCAACTGGACCGGCTTCTATCTCGGCGCCCATGCCGGTTATGGCTGGGGTTCGACGACGTTTGATGCCGCCTTGGGGGGACTGGCCCCGAATCACGGCCATAACGGCGTTCTGCTGGGCGGCCAGTTCGGCTGGAACTATCAGATCAACCGGGCCGTGCTCGGCCTGGAAGCGACCGCCGCGTGGGCCGGCTTGTCGGGTTCGGCCACGTCGGTTGTCGGTACGTTCCGGACGCGGGTGAACTGGCTCGCGACCATGGGCCCGAGGGTCGGCTTCACCGTCCTCGACCGTGCCCTGATCTACGCCAAGGGCGGCGTCGCCTTCGCCGGGTTCAACACCGACGGGGAGCTCCTCGGCCCGACCTCCGGCTCGACCTCCAACGCCCGCATCGGCTGGTTTGTCGGCGGCGGCGCGGAATATGCTTTCGCGCCCAATTGGTCGGCCAAGGTCGAATATAGCTACCACAACTTCTCGGCCGGCAATTGGCTGGTGTCCTCCGGCCCTATCGCGTTCGGCCTGCGCGCGAAGGAAGATGTCCACTCGGTCACGGTCGGCGTGAACTACCTGTTCACCACCGGTCCGGGCGCGGTCGTCGCGCGTTACTGA